From the Anaerolineae bacterium genome, the window GGACTGGCCTTCAGCTTCAGAGGTAAGATTCGTATCCAGGCCACTTCCACCAGGCACATAACTCAAGCCGGCACAAATAGTAGGGGGCGGAGAGCCCCAGGAGATGCAATCCACGTTTCTATTGTCGGGGGTCCTTAAGATTACCCAATCGGTCTCATTGGCCAGGCCATTTCCTATCCTACCACCTAAGAATATAGTGCGGGAAGGATCTACTGTGGGGCTGAGGGGCGATGTGTAATAATTGAATTCTGCCTGAAGGTAGGTCTGCGAGTAAGCGATAAGCCAGCACCCACCTGGGGGGATCTCACAGGAGTTGTTCGGGCACATGGTGTAAGTTATGAGGTTGGACCGGTTGTTATCGGTGATGATCCAGTTGACCAGATTGATGGTTACAGCTCCCTTGTTATAAATTTCCAGCCATTCACCACAATTAAGGGGGTTAGTCTCGGTTATGGCGTTGAACATCACCTCACTGATCACGATGTCCGCAGGGTTGCCTTCACCCTGGGCAAGGGCAGCGTTCAGGGCCAGAATCAGAAAGCTGGCTACGGCTGGAATTAAAGCTAAAAGCAAAATTTTACGATGGCTCATCCTGCGCCTCCTTGCGGATAATGGCGGTACGCTCCAGGAGTTTTTTGGCGAAAGCCAGCACATCCTGCTGTGCTCGCTCAAGCGGTATACCGTATTGTTCGCTCAGTGCAGCGGCTATTTCCCCCAGGGTCCGGCTACCATCCATCATCTGGAAGACTTGAGCTCCAGTCTTATTCAGAACAATGAAACGCCCCTGCCCGGGCAAAACCACTACAAGCTCATCCTTAACTTGATGACAAAGGATTCCAGGAGCGGGGCTCAGTATTTCCTCCAAACTCAACATCTATGACCTCCCAGAAAGCAACGCTTTTACGGAAATACAGGGCAAAAGCCGGCACTGAGCTGAGTATCTCCTCCCAGCGAGCAAAAAGCTCCGGCAACCGGGAAGGGTCAGCATTGATTACGGGAGAGGAAGCCACAGCCTCGCCCAGGGCTACTCCGGAAGATAGGGGCACAAGCTGATCCTCTTCAGCTTTGACCAAGCGTATCAGAGCACACAGAGGAGACGAGAGCTTATTCC encodes:
- a CDS encoding PqqD family protein, producing the protein MLSLEEILSPAPGILCHQVKDELVVVLPGQGRFIVLNKTGAQVFQMMDGSRTLGEIAAALSEQYGIPLERAQQDVLAFAKKLLERTAIIRKEAQDEPS
- a CDS encoding lamin tail domain-containing protein — protein: MSHRKILLLALIPAVASFLILALNAALAQGEGNPADIVISEVMFNAITETNPLNCGEWLEIYNKGAVTINLVNWIITDNNRSNLITYTMCPNNSCEIPPGGCWLIAYSQTYLQAEFNYYTSPLSPTVDPSRTIFLGGRIGNGLANETDWVILRTPDNRNVDCISWGSPPPTICAGLSYVPGGSGLDTNLTSEAEGQSIANIQGQWYYHKLNASPYNCINVAQGGNPTATFVTSFFALSEPFWFGPLMAGMFIAFLILWRAVKQRPKGG